A stretch of Saccharothrix texasensis DNA encodes these proteins:
- a CDS encoding class II glutamine amidotransferase, translating to MCRLFGLSASPRRVRATFWLLEAPDSLAEQSRREPDGTGLGVFAEDGTPQVDKQPLAAYQDRQFVQEAKERESATFVAHIRYASTGGLDPRNTHPFEQRGRLFAHNGVIGDLPMLEAELGDYRDLVAGDTDSERFFALVTKHTDAHGGDVGAGIAAAARWVADTLPVYAINLVLATATDLWALRYPDTHDLFVLQRAAGGPHGDRHLEHASTAGRIRARSGALSDHPSVVVASERMDEDPDWRELRPGELLHVDGRLDVTRRVVLDHPPRHLLTLDQLGAHAAASQAGA from the coding sequence ATGTGTCGTCTGTTCGGGTTGTCGGCTTCGCCGCGGCGGGTGCGCGCGACGTTCTGGCTGCTGGAGGCGCCGGACAGCCTGGCGGAGCAGAGCAGGCGCGAACCGGACGGGACGGGGCTGGGCGTGTTCGCCGAGGACGGCACGCCGCAGGTCGACAAGCAGCCGTTGGCCGCCTACCAGGACCGGCAGTTCGTGCAGGAGGCGAAGGAGCGGGAGTCGGCCACGTTCGTCGCGCACATCCGCTACGCCTCCACCGGCGGCCTGGACCCGCGCAACACTCACCCGTTCGAGCAGCGGGGGCGGTTGTTCGCGCACAACGGGGTGATCGGCGACCTCCCGATGCTGGAGGCGGAACTGGGCGACTACCGCGACCTGGTGGCCGGTGACACCGATTCGGAGCGGTTCTTCGCGCTGGTCACCAAGCACACCGACGCGCACGGCGGGGACGTGGGCGCCGGGATCGCCGCTGCGGCGCGGTGGGTGGCCGACACCCTGCCGGTGTACGCGATCAACCTGGTCCTGGCGACGGCGACCGACCTGTGGGCGTTGCGCTACCCCGACACGCACGACCTGTTCGTGCTCCAGCGCGCCGCGGGTGGGCCCCACGGGGACCGGCACCTGGAGCACGCGAGCACCGCGGGACGCATCCGGGCCCGGTCCGGCGCGCTGTCCGACCACCCGTCCGTGGTGGTGGCCAGCGAGCGGATGGACGAGGACCCCGACTGGCGGGAGCTGCGCCCCGGCGAGCTGCTGCACGTCGACGGCCGGTTGGACGTGACCAGGCGCGTCGTGCTCGACCACCCGCCCCGCCACCTGCTCACGCTCGACCAGCTCGGCGCGCACGCCGCCGCCTCCCAAGCAGGCGCCTGA
- a CDS encoding glutamate decarboxylase has protein sequence MSLAHPSDRPHRDVAVNPVFTREPVSIPRDRMPDGQLDGETAYQVVHDELMLDGNARLNLATFVTTWMEPKAQVLMAECADKNMIDKDEYPRTAELEQRCVRMLADLWHAADPDHATGCSTTGSSEACMLAGLALKRRWQHRRRARGEPADRPNLVMGVNVQVCWEKFANYWDVEARLVPMAGDRFHLTAEEAVEHCDENTIGVVAVLGSTFDGSYEPVADICAALDGLQRERGWDVPVHVDGASGAMIAPFCDPDLEWDFRLPRVASINTSGHKYGLVYPGVGWVVWRDADALPDDLVFKVNYLGGEMPTFALNFSRPGAQVVAQYYNFLRLGRDGYRRVQGYCRDVARDLAERIAALGPFRLITDGTQLPVFAFTLADGEQGYSVFDVSAALREQGWLVPAYTFPAHREDLAVLRIVVRNGFSHDLADLLVDALRQALPRLRAQDRPQRGEESASFSHGADTARTHHRDARRRASSPDHPRR, from the coding sequence ATGTCCCTGGCCCACCCGTCGGACCGGCCGCACCGCGACGTCGCGGTCAACCCGGTGTTCACCCGCGAACCGGTGTCGATCCCGCGCGACCGGATGCCCGACGGGCAGCTCGACGGTGAGACGGCCTACCAGGTGGTGCACGACGAGCTGATGCTCGACGGCAACGCGCGGCTGAACCTGGCCACGTTCGTCACCACGTGGATGGAACCGAAGGCGCAGGTGCTGATGGCGGAGTGCGCCGACAAGAACATGATCGACAAGGACGAGTACCCGCGCACCGCCGAACTGGAGCAGCGGTGCGTGCGGATGCTCGCCGACCTGTGGCACGCCGCCGACCCCGATCACGCCACCGGCTGCTCCACCACCGGCTCCAGCGAGGCGTGCATGCTCGCCGGGCTCGCGCTCAAGCGCCGCTGGCAGCACCGGCGCCGAGCCCGGGGCGAGCCCGCGGATCGGCCCAACCTGGTGATGGGCGTCAACGTGCAGGTGTGCTGGGAGAAGTTCGCCAACTACTGGGACGTCGAAGCCCGGCTCGTGCCGATGGCCGGCGACCGCTTCCACCTCACCGCCGAGGAAGCCGTCGAGCACTGCGACGAGAACACCATCGGCGTCGTCGCGGTGCTGGGCTCCACCTTCGACGGCAGCTACGAGCCGGTCGCCGACATCTGCGCCGCCCTCGACGGGCTGCAGCGCGAACGCGGCTGGGACGTCCCGGTGCACGTCGACGGCGCGTCCGGCGCCATGATCGCCCCGTTCTGCGACCCCGACCTGGAGTGGGACTTCCGACTGCCCCGGGTGGCTTCGATCAACACCTCCGGCCACAAGTACGGCCTGGTCTACCCGGGCGTGGGCTGGGTGGTGTGGCGTGACGCCGACGCGCTGCCCGACGACCTGGTGTTCAAGGTCAACTACCTGGGCGGTGAGATGCCGACCTTCGCGCTGAACTTCTCCCGTCCCGGCGCGCAGGTCGTCGCCCAGTACTACAACTTCCTGCGGCTCGGCCGGGACGGCTACCGCCGCGTCCAGGGCTACTGCCGCGACGTGGCCCGCGACCTGGCCGAGCGGATCGCCGCGCTCGGGCCCTTCCGGCTGATCACCGACGGCACGCAACTGCCGGTGTTCGCCTTCACCCTCGCCGACGGCGAGCAGGGGTACTCGGTGTTCGACGTCTCCGCCGCGCTGCGCGAACAGGGCTGGCTGGTGCCCGCCTACACCTTCCCCGCGCACCGCGAAGACCTCGCCGTGCTGCGGATCGTCGTGCGCAACGGCTTCAGCCACGACCTCGCCGACCTCCTGGTCGACGCCCTGCGCCAGGCGCTGCCGCGGCTGCGCGCCCAGGACCGGCCGCAACGCGGCGAGGAGTCCGCCTCCTTCTCCCACGGCGCGGACACCGCCCGCACCCACCACCGCGACGCCCGCCGCCGTGCCTCATCACCCGACCACCCCCGTCGCTGA
- a CDS encoding family 43 glycosylhydrolase has translation MTASLPRLAATALATLLTAGLAAPPPLAAAAAAAPDLPTAVAGNPFTDGWYADPDVAIHGDRYWVYPTTSKSYAEQTYLDAFSSTDLVHWTKHPNVLTAANVSWAKQAMWAPAPITRNGKHYLYFAANDIQNDSQPGGIGVAVADRPEGPYRDAIGRPLISRFHNGAQPIDQDVFIDDDGQAYMYYGGHSHANVVRLNADMTSIGTFPDGSTYKEITPSGYVEGPQMFKRAGKYYLMWSEGGWTGPDYSVSYAISDSPTGPFTKLDKVLAQDPAVARGSGHNSVINVPGTDIWYIVYHRRPLSETDGNHRQLAYDRMHFNADGTIRRVAMRVRDDFSDDNALGWRTYGGAWTATGGQYRAGSSAGGKALLDTNFGDFTQDTDVTITAGGGDAGLVFRATRPAVGADSYAGYYAGISTAGRVVLGRADNSWAQLGSAPLTVDPGSTHRMRVTAVGTSIKVFVDDLATPKISVTDAAHSSGANGVRVFNAAATFDDVAVDPATAGGVNLAQGRPATGSASCSSTEGPEKAVNGTVNGGNSDKFCSSAAGPWLRVDLGATRSVSRFEVAHAQAGGEQAAFNTRAFSLSVSDDGVTWRRVVQVGDNTAATTVHPVSGVSGRYARLDVSTPTNGADAAARVYELRVFG, from the coding sequence ATGACCGCTTCCCTGCCCAGGCTCGCCGCCACCGCGCTCGCCACCCTGCTCACCGCCGGACTCGCCGCCCCGCCGCCACTCGCGGCGGCGGCCGCCGCGGCGCCCGACCTGCCGACCGCCGTGGCCGGCAACCCGTTCACCGACGGCTGGTACGCCGACCCGGACGTCGCGATCCACGGCGACCGGTACTGGGTGTACCCGACCACCTCGAAGTCCTACGCCGAGCAGACCTACCTCGACGCGTTCTCCTCGACCGACCTCGTGCACTGGACCAAGCACCCCAACGTGCTCACCGCGGCGAACGTGTCGTGGGCGAAGCAGGCGATGTGGGCGCCGGCCCCGATCACCCGCAACGGCAAGCACTACCTGTACTTCGCCGCCAACGACATCCAGAACGACTCGCAGCCCGGCGGCATCGGCGTGGCCGTCGCCGACCGGCCCGAGGGCCCCTACCGCGACGCCATCGGCCGCCCGCTCATCTCGCGGTTCCACAACGGCGCGCAGCCGATCGACCAGGACGTCTTCATCGACGACGACGGTCAGGCGTACATGTACTACGGCGGCCACAGCCACGCCAACGTGGTCAGGCTGAACGCCGACATGACGAGCATCGGCACGTTCCCGGACGGCAGCACCTACAAGGAGATCACCCCGTCCGGCTACGTCGAGGGCCCGCAGATGTTCAAGCGCGCCGGCAAGTACTACCTGATGTGGTCCGAGGGCGGCTGGACCGGTCCGGACTACTCGGTGTCCTACGCGATCTCCGACTCGCCGACCGGGCCGTTCACCAAGCTGGACAAGGTGCTGGCGCAGGACCCGGCGGTGGCGCGCGGCTCGGGGCACAACTCCGTGATCAACGTGCCCGGCACCGACATCTGGTACATCGTCTACCACCGCCGTCCGCTGAGCGAGACCGACGGCAACCACCGCCAGCTCGCCTACGACCGCATGCACTTCAACGCCGACGGCACGATCCGCCGCGTCGCCATGCGCGTCCGCGACGACTTCTCCGACGACAACGCGCTGGGCTGGCGGACCTACGGCGGCGCCTGGACGGCCACCGGCGGGCAGTACCGCGCGGGTTCCTCGGCCGGCGGCAAGGCGTTGCTGGACACCAACTTCGGCGACTTCACCCAGGACACCGACGTCACGATCACCGCGGGCGGCGGTGACGCCGGCCTGGTCTTCCGCGCCACCAGGCCGGCCGTCGGCGCCGACAGCTACGCCGGCTACTACGCGGGCATCAGCACCGCCGGCCGGGTGGTGCTGGGCCGGGCGGACAACTCGTGGGCGCAACTGGGCTCCGCGCCGCTGACCGTCGACCCCGGCTCCACGCACCGGATGCGGGTCACCGCCGTGGGCACGTCGATCAAGGTGTTCGTGGACGACCTGGCCACACCGAAGATCAGCGTCACCGACGCCGCCCACAGCAGCGGCGCCAACGGCGTGCGGGTGTTCAACGCCGCCGCGACGTTCGACGACGTGGCCGTCGACCCGGCCACCGCCGGCGGCGTCAACCTGGCGCAGGGGCGGCCGGCCACCGGCTCGGCGTCCTGCTCGTCGACCGAAGGCCCCGAGAAGGCGGTCAACGGGACCGTGAACGGCGGCAACTCGGACAAGTTCTGCTCGTCCGCCGCCGGCCCGTGGCTGCGCGTCGACCTCGGCGCGACGAGGTCCGTGAGCCGGTTCGAGGTCGCCCACGCCCAGGCGGGCGGCGAGCAGGCCGCGTTCAACACCAGGGCGTTCAGCCTGTCGGTGTCCGACGACGGCGTGACCTGGCGG